From Acidovorax sp. FHTAMBA, one genomic window encodes:
- a CDS encoding C1 family peptidase gives MSIRPVVDLSTSLGPARSQGQRSTCMAFAMSDLNRAESSAPSVLSAEFLYQAAGSISPGWKIGEGLRSVDAITVTKMPGQPLDEHFPYQLNDPVIVGMPACPEGQHLYCSSINLHQPTMQVILDGLSNNQIVGLVVRVTEGLFAPIAGVVVHQVSVIPDAYHALLAVGWGMDVEGKRYLLIRNSWGVGWGVDGHAWLPEDFVDLHVLEAFGR, from the coding sequence ATGAGTATTCGACCTGTCGTAGACCTTTCCACGTCATTGGGACCGGCTCGGTCTCAAGGGCAGCGCAGCACCTGCATGGCTTTCGCCATGTCGGATCTCAATCGCGCGGAGAGCTCCGCGCCTAGCGTGCTCAGCGCTGAATTTCTGTACCAGGCGGCAGGGTCCATTTCTCCCGGATGGAAGATCGGCGAAGGCTTGCGATCGGTTGATGCCATCACGGTTACCAAAATGCCTGGACAACCTCTGGATGAGCATTTCCCGTATCAACTCAACGACCCTGTCATTGTCGGCATGCCCGCCTGCCCCGAAGGGCAACACCTGTACTGCAGCTCGATCAATTTGCATCAGCCCACCATGCAGGTGATCCTTGATGGCCTGTCCAACAACCAGATAGTTGGTTTGGTGGTTCGCGTCACTGAAGGCCTGTTCGCACCTATTGCCGGCGTTGTAGTCCATCAGGTAAGCGTCATTCCCGACGCGTACCACGCACTGCTCGCTGTGGGATGGGGTATGGACGTTGAGGGCAAGCGTTACTTACTGATCCGCAATAGCTGGGGGGTGGGCTGGGGCGTGGATGGGCACGCTTGGCTACCGGAAGATTTCGTCGATCTGCACGTTCTAGAAGCTTTTGGGAGATAG
- a CDS encoding ImmA/IrrE family metallo-endopeptidase, whose amino-acid sequence MSLRDQLLDASKRAAEILDGAQAKRRVQEDGYTRVDPVAIAEAGGVPVMMRPLEKLLGAFLQPNGMPGILVNSRRPVGLLHLTCAHELGHYFLGHDTTADEHLEYGEKAAPHEQAANEFAFKLLMPRWLLLHVMQRKGWGRSHLQHAEIVYQLSLRLGVSYQAMVWQLKQFNWLAPNAATVMNRVQPRAVKEATLAGAIEMPRNGGDVWLLDPSDRDVVIEPRATDRFLLRLPSHAGAGYVWTMDEAADAGFTIRPVLRDVSHEAKPAGPVVTGAQRDMQYVLEPTEASTESTHTLPVALAERRPWEPPGAELEHLSLRAKYEVLPDGLSLGTRQRHLQEALQG is encoded by the coding sequence ATGAGTTTGCGCGATCAACTTCTGGATGCTTCCAAGCGCGCCGCAGAGATTCTTGACGGTGCGCAAGCAAAGCGACGCGTTCAGGAAGACGGATATACGCGTGTTGATCCCGTGGCGATAGCCGAGGCTGGTGGGGTGCCAGTGATGATGCGGCCTCTGGAAAAGTTACTCGGGGCATTTCTTCAGCCCAACGGAATGCCGGGCATCCTGGTGAATTCACGGCGCCCCGTAGGCCTGCTGCACCTCACCTGCGCGCACGAACTGGGCCACTACTTCCTGGGGCATGACACCACGGCGGATGAGCACCTGGAGTACGGCGAAAAGGCGGCGCCCCACGAGCAGGCAGCCAACGAGTTTGCGTTCAAGCTATTGATGCCGCGCTGGCTGCTGCTCCATGTCATGCAGCGCAAAGGATGGGGGCGAAGCCATTTACAACATGCTGAGATCGTCTACCAACTCTCGCTGCGTCTTGGAGTGAGCTACCAAGCGATGGTGTGGCAGCTCAAACAGTTCAATTGGCTGGCGCCTAACGCGGCAACAGTCATGAACAGGGTGCAGCCTAGGGCAGTGAAAGAAGCAACTCTAGCCGGTGCCATCGAGATGCCCCGTAACGGCGGCGATGTCTGGCTCCTGGACCCTTCTGATCGCGATGTGGTGATCGAGCCTCGTGCAACGGATCGCTTTCTCCTGCGTCTCCCCAGCCATGCGGGGGCGGGCTATGTCTGGACAATGGATGAGGCGGCAGATGCGGGTTTCACCATCCGCCCCGTGCTCAGAGACGTGAGTCATGAGGCCAAACCTGCAGGGCCGGTCGTGACAGGTGCGCAGCGCGATATGCAGTACGTACTGGAACCGACAGAGGCTAGTACGGAAAGCACACATACACTCCCGGTGGCCTTGGCCGAACGCAGGCCCTGGGAGCCTCCCGGAGCAGAACTTGAACACTTGAGCCTGCGCGCGAAATATGAGGTACTTCCAGATGGCCTCAGTCTAGGAACGCGACAGCGTCATCTGCAGGAGGCCCTGCAAGGATGA
- a CDS encoding helix-turn-helix transcriptional regulator: MSTDDQSTQRALMASRLREAREYLGLSQEEVASALNLSRPAISNIESGVRKVESLELEQLARLYGKTVDYLLRGEAPAAETKVAFAARALHGLSSKDLEEVARFAEFLRTSASNKGSRSSK, translated from the coding sequence ATGAGCACTGACGATCAAAGTACACAGCGGGCACTGATGGCCAGCAGGCTGCGCGAGGCCCGCGAGTATCTCGGACTGTCTCAAGAAGAAGTGGCGAGCGCGCTAAATCTATCTCGCCCGGCCATCAGTAACATTGAGTCGGGCGTGCGTAAGGTCGAGTCGTTAGAACTGGAGCAGTTAGCCCGCTTGTACGGGAAAACGGTGGACTATCTCCTGAGAGGTGAAGCACCTGCAGCAGAAACAAAAGTTGCCTTCGCCGCCCGAGCACTACATGGACTATCTAGCAAGGACCTGGAAGAAGTCGCGCGTTTTGCAGAATTTCTGCGGACATCCGCCAGCAACAAAGGCTCACGGAGCAGCAAATGA
- the xseB gene encoding exodeoxyribonuclease VII small subunit — protein sequence MSDNTFKESYGVLQRHAQTLRKQTEPNIDDLLSIVEESVAAYKVCQTRIDAVEKALEKALGGATTGTTVTSEPAATKIPAPGQEPDDIPF from the coding sequence ATGAGCGACAACACTTTCAAAGAATCGTACGGAGTACTGCAGCGACATGCCCAGACTCTGCGAAAACAGACAGAACCCAACATTGATGACCTGCTGAGCATCGTGGAGGAATCTGTGGCGGCCTACAAGGTCTGCCAGACGCGAATTGATGCGGTGGAGAAGGCGCTGGAGAAAGCCCTGGGTGGGGCGACGACGGGGACCACCGTAACTTCAGAGCCAGCCGCGACCAAGATCCCGGCCCCTGGTCAGGAACCCGATGACATTCCGTTCTGA